A stretch of Acropora muricata isolate sample 2 chromosome 7, ASM3666990v1, whole genome shotgun sequence DNA encodes these proteins:
- the LOC136922220 gene encoding uncharacterized protein, with the protein MATDNEKISRAVDETLKEIEKNAPEEFTKLNANQELKDAIIKEARKSAKEEVKLAREFSEQPDIRQRLAKYLPEERIQLIEESLSVPTFRVEITKKPSGKYWVEFTREGEVFLPGIEIVTTADVETISIFQKASIVVEAVLLVMQVVGIRVAVSERAMRATVEDTVRAIENSSQMQRAIQAFITAWNEAGGSARRKAVALFHLLKDTYAAGILWSTIKSLCSEMTKADWLKTAAQVSAMLIAALATDGAALIAKIALVVLAAHDFAKKLLNLAQLEEINQTLQEESNQESSSSAACVCQ; encoded by the exons ATGGCTACCGACAATGAAAAAATCTCCCGCGCAGTGGATGAGACTTTGAAGGAGATAGAAAAGAACGCCCCGGAAGAATTCACTAAACTGAACGCCAATCAAGAGTTGAAGGATGCCATCATAAAGGAAGCTCGGAAATCAGCCAAAGAGGAG GTGAAATTGGCCCGGGAGTTCTCAGAACAGCCCGACATCCGTCAACGTCTGGCAAAGTACTTACCGGAGGAGAGAATCCAACTGATTGAAGAATCACTCAGCGTTCCAACATTTCGCGTTGAAATAACCAAAAAGCCAAGTGGAAAATACTGGGTTGAGTTCACCAGAGAAGGCGAAGTTTTTCTTCCAGGGATAGAGATAGTGACCACTGCTGACGTCGAAACAATAAGCATATTTCAAAAAGCCAGTATTGTTGTCGAGGCTGTGCTTCTTGTTATGCAAGTAGTGGGTATCAGAGTGGCGGTGAGCGAACGCGCAATGAGGGCAACTGTGGAAGACACTGTCAGAGCAATCGAAAATTCCTCTCAAATGCAAAGAGCTATCCAAGCTTTCATCACCGCGTGGAACGAGGCAGGCGGCAGCGCGAGGAGGAAAGCTGTCGCTCTTTTTCACCTCCTTAAGGATACTTACGCCGCTGGTATCCTGTGGAGCACCATAAAGAGCCTGTGTAGTGAGATGACCAAGGCGGATTGGTTGAAAACCGCTGCTCAAGTGTCCGCCATGCTCATCGCCGCGCTTGCTACAGATGGAGCAGCGCTGATCGCTAAGATTGCGCTCGTCGTTCTTGCCGCCCATGATTTCGCAAAGAAGCTGCTAAACTTGGCCCAACTTGAGGAGATAAATCAAACTCTGCAGGAAGAATCCAACCAAGAAAGCAGTAGCAGCGCAGCTTGCGTTTGCCAATAG
- the LOC136923183 gene encoding glutamate receptor 2-like translates to MDRRITYLLFMFTFGRIVVKTVCSSREMFTCGVISKDSSQFDAITFALNNTSAFSNITLRTFNATEPANRLFKQASEFLQHNVIALVEGSPTKIPTCALAIITSIPLIHLHGNFLPLDRCAKAIQLSADFKDYAHASLDIINTFQWKNIAIVTDEDRFSEAVYFYGISRESKLTLSLLQLTEEEGTNARDENGKASMQRLAESITNLDPEVILLYTTKEKIQLLMTQTIPGKSSNHTRWIMQGQVRDNFTSPTNDVVLALRQAIVPTGKASGTLDQLLLKRPEEIGNKYLVGQAFDAFQVLQNALEREPCSSINASTVTAKDRDNLLDCMKKVNLDGLTGEIKFDENGRRKGIHMEILNLRGNSFKKVIGQWSATQRVVFYENVLHNIKQAHRGSLNGSFYKVVVALDAPFVMMKQEEDGKMSYEGFCIDLIEQLAKMLHFTYKIYPSPDGQYGAITENGTWDGMIGELVNKRADIALAALTLSEVREKAVDFSVPFMHYTDDILLKKRSSDEGDTFNTQFMQPFHEEVWLATLVTLVVISVSTFALNYFSPYGYKDKNGQGTSEDFSFINSVWFTWSCMLQQGAETQPRSLSGRILAGCYWFCILVWVSTYTANLAAFFTVKNTQQGIKNLEDVLRSSYKVGIRERSTIRDFFEASEYDQYRKIWHRIQTGNNKFKSTPQAIQWVRETEESLFIYDGPILRYAANQHPCDLVSVPGLSTAKGFALAFKAGSPDVSEFSLAILQLNELGFLGKLTRKWWDNVNNCPVEQTTKLTRISLNSMLGVYIVLGVGMLVAFFTMIGEILWNQRQKRKLEMESETNRKLRELDVLPNPQQDRAPTPRKTTADTFL, encoded by the exons ATGGACAGAAGAATAACTTATTTGTTGTTTATGTTCACTTTCGGCCGAATTGTTGTAAAGACGGTGTGCTCTTCGCGGGAAATGTTCACTTGTG GCGTTATCAGTAAAGATTCTTCCCAATTTGATGCAATTACCTTCGCCCTCAACAACACGTCTGCTTTCAGCAATATTACATTAAGAACCTTCAATGCAACAGAGCCAGCTAACCGCCTTTTCAAACAAG CTTCAGAATTTCTTCAACATAATGTGATTGCACTTGTTGAAGGGAGCCCCACCAAGATTCCCACATGTGCACTTGCTATAATCACCAGCATTCCTCTAATCCATCTCCATGGTAACTTTCTACCTCTGGACCGATGTGCTAAAGCTATTCAGTTGTCAGCGGACTTCAAGGACTACGCACATGCTTCACTTGATATCATCAATACATTTCAGTGGAAAAATATAGCAATAGTGACTGATG agGATCGTTTCTCAGAAGCTGTTTACTTCTACGGAATATCACGAGAATCAAAGCTCACCTTGAGTCTGCTGCAGCTTACCGAGGAAGAAGGCACAAACGCTAGAGATGAAAACGGCAAGGCATCGATGCAACGTTTAGCGGAAAGCATAACAAACCTTGACCCAGAAGTCATTCTCCTCTACACCACTAaagaaaaaatccaactgctGATGACACAAACG ATCCCAGGCAAAAGCAGCAATCATACGAGGTGGATCATGCAAGGCCAG GTCAGAGATAATTTCACTAGTCCCACAAACGATGTGGTCTTAGCTCTGAGACAGGCAATCGTACCGACCGGGAAGGCATCTGGAACGTTGGACCAACTTCTCTTGAAGCGGCCTGAGGAAATTGGGAACAAG TATCTGGTTGGGCAAGCCTTCGATGCCTTTCAGGTCCTCCAAAACGCCTTAGAAAGAGAACCTTGCTCTTCAATAAATGCCTCAACAGTAACAGCAAAAGACAGAGATAATCTGTTGGACTGCATGAAAAAG GTAAATCTGGATGGCTTAACAGGGGAGATAAAATTTGACGAAAATGGACGACGAAAAGGAATTCATATGGAAATTCTGAATCTCCGAGGCAATTCTTTCAAGAAGGTG ATAGGACAATGGAGCGCTACTCAACGTGTTGTTTTCTACGAAAATGTTTTACACAATATAAAACAAGCTCATCGAGGAAGTTTGAACGGCTCGTTTTATAAAGTTGTTGTTGCACTG GATGCCCCGTTTGTGATGATGAAACAAGAGGAAGATGGAAAAATGTCTTATGAAGGATTTTGCATCGATTTAATTGAGCAACTGGCCAAAATGCTCCATTTCACTTACAAGATCTACCCTTCCCCGGACGGGCAGTACGGTGCTATAACAGAAAACGGTACTTGGGATGGCATGATAGGAGAGCTGGTAAATAAG CGCGCAGATATCGCCCTCGCAGCTCTGACTCTTTCGGAAGTCCGAGAGAAAGCGGTCGATTTTTCGGTTCCTTTTATGCACTACACCGATGATATTCTCCTTAAAAAAAGGTCATCGGACGAAGGAGACACTTTTAATACTCAATTTATGCAGCCGTTTCACGAGGAAGTTTGGCTCGCAACACTTGTGACTCTGGTGGTGATTTCTGTGTCTACCTTTGCACTCAACTATTTCAGTCCATATGGATACAAAGATAAGAATGGCCAAGGAACTTCGGAGGACTTCAGTTTCATCAATAGCGTGTGGTTTACATGGAGTTGTATGCTTCAGCAAGGTGCTGAAACCCAGCCTCGAAGCTTATCAG GTCGTATTCTTGCCGGCTGTTATTGGTTCTGCATCTTAGTATGGGTGTCAACCTACACTGCCAACTTGGCGGCCTTTTTCACCGTGAAAAACACCCAACAGGGAATAAAAAATCTTGAGGATGTCCTTCGCTCATCGTACAAAGTAGGAATCAGGGAGAGAAGCACCATCAGGGACTTCTTCGAGGCAAGCGAGTATGATCAGTATCGCAAGATCTGGCATCGAATTCAAACAGGCAACAACAAATTCAAAAGCACTCCTCAAGCCATACAGTGGGTTCGAGAGACGGAAGAGTCATTGTTCATATATGATGGTCCAATTTTGAGATACGCAGCAAATCAGCATCCATGTGATCTCGTATCAG TTCCAGGTCTTAGCACGGCCAAAGGCTTTGCACTCGCTTTTAAAGCAGGTTCTCCAGATGTGAGTGAATTTTCCTTGGCTATCTTACAACTAAACGAACTAGGTTTTCTGGGAAAACTGACAAGAAAATGGTGGGATAATGTTAACAACTGCCCGGTGGAACAAACAACAA AATTGACTCGGATCAGTTTAAACAGCATGCTGGGAGTGTATATCGTGTTGGGCGTTGGAATGCTAGTGGCTTTCTTCACAATGATTGGCGAAATTCTCTGGAATCAGAGACAGAAACGAAAATTAGAAATGGAATCAGAAACCAACAGGAAACTGAG GGAACTAGACGTTCTTCCCAATCCCCAGCAGGATCGCGCGCCAACCCCGAGAAAAACAACAGCAGATACTTTTTTGTAA